GCCCGTTCCTTTTGAATGGGGGTAGTCCGTTTAGGCTGTGGCAGGGGGTGGCAGAGAGTTAAGACCGACTCAACTTTTGGGGAAACGAAGCTTGTGGCCAATCATGTAAATCAGACTTGTCAGTCTGTTTTGAGGCAGTGTGAGTGTCCTGAACAGGacacatcactgcctctattgcAGCAACAAGTAGGTTTTAAAACACGAAACACAACTACACTGCGGAGGAGTTTGTGTTACAGCTAAATGTTTGCCAAACAGCAAAGCACAGACTTTCTGTCTTGCTCGTCCCTTTTCTTTCGCCTcaaaatgaagctgccttcaagtgagGTCGGAAACATTGAGATCCATAAATGATCCAAATGATCTACTTGATTTACTTGTGCTTAATTGTGAgggggggttaaagaacacaatcATATGATATGAGTCTGTGAGActcatatccccccccccccccccccccccatagatTCTCATAACCATGTACACTGCTCCATTTACAACTGTAGTCCACTCAAATATGAGCGTTGACACCATGACAAACTATTAAGATTCTGTTTTAGGTAAAACAACCCACAAACAGTACACTAAACTGTAACTAGCAACCATTTTAACCTGTTCCTCATTTCTCTAGATGACCTTCCACACTGGGTTTTGTCTGCCATGAAAAGCCTGGCCAACTGTGAGTAGTTAGAGTCTAAGTTGCTTAGACACCAGGCCTCCTGTTCTGCAGCGGGGCCTGTTaaactttttaattacattttgactttCTCAGTCAACATTCTGTAACATTAACACTTATAAAAACCATTGTATGTGGATGTTTAGAATGCTATGTCAATTTAGTAAAGCTCATAAATAGGTTTGTGTTGGGGGGGATTTCAGATAGCCTTCACTCTTATGGTAGCTGCAGTAACGAGCTGTTTATTTCCAGGGCCGAAGTACGACAACGCACAGCCGTCCTATCCCGGCTTTGAGAGAGATGTCTTCAAAACGGTGTCTGATTACTTCTACAGCCTTCCGCAGCCAGTACTCACATACGAACTGTATGAACTATTTATCAACGTCCTGGGTATGTACTGGGGACTCATTTCATGAGGCTTTTTGGCTGGCCATGAAACATTAGCTATATGGGAGTGCTTTTATAAGCTTAGTTTTAGTGGATGCTGTTGAGTTAACCGTGATGATGCTCAAACTGACAGGATTATCTGCAGGGTTTTACTCCGTTGTGTTGTTTCCACTATGTGTTTGCGTGCTCTAACAGTGCCTTTTGACAGCTAACTGAGGttctggttgttgttgttacatcTGTTTGTGGAGTCCTAACAGCGACATGAGctgctgtactttgtgtttatgcctgttgtgtgttgtctctGACTACCTGATGGTTCTGTATGCACAGTAAAGGTTTGAACTAACCAaaccctctccctccccttcaCTGTCTGCTTGCACTGACACTCTGCCTGCTCCGCCTgcctgctctctttctctgcatccGCTCTCAGTGTTTTGCGGGTACGTTGCAGCGCCCGCAAAGCACCAGGGTGGGAAGCGCAAGAAGCTGGACTTCCCCTCAGTCCCGCCCCCAGCCAAGGCTCCTTTCCGCTCAACAGAATGTCTCCTCCTGTCGCTGCTCAGACAGGGGACATGTGATGAGACAGAGTCGCCGATGAGAGAAGTGATTGGTGGGCAGCTGCAGTCACGGCTGGCAGCGCTGGCAGGAGGCGCTGCCAGTGCGGGTGATGGTCGGTTAGGTGGCAGCTGCACGAGTTTGAGTACAGCTGGTTCTACAAGGCCTCGAACCAGGAGTTGCTCACTGGAAACCATCCTAGATGACTCTGCCCCGCTCGCCAGGCAACAGCTGTTCCTGTCCTTTGACAACCTGGCATCCTGCGCCTATAAAAACACGAGCCAGGATGCCAGCTCTGTCATCACAACACCCCGCAATCATACAGACTCTAAATCTGAATCCAAAGCAACCCACTTTACTTTTGAAAAGGCTCCAGGAGGTACAACCAGAAGGTACAGCCGTTCCTTGCGGCCGCGCAGCGTAGGTAGCTGTCTGGACATTGTCATAGAAACCCGGGAGGAAGATGACAAGGAGACCAAGTGGCAGGGCCGAGCAGCCAGCTGCCTCAACATGAACACTCCCGTAGACCAGCATCACTCCTCCGCTTCACGCCCTCCCTCGTTGCCCTCCTATCatccctccttttcctcctaTCATACTTTCTCCCCCCTCTCTTCATGTGCTTTGGCCAAAGTACAAGGGCCCCATGCTACTACGGGACCTAGTGGGCCCAGACCCGCCTCCAGTACCTCTAATCTTCGGCCGCTCCCTGCACCTGCTGTTGCCCGGCGCTGCCTCAGCTCTCTGGATGTGTCGAAGCCTGTTGCACTGTTCAATCCGCCTGTCCGTGTGCCCACCAGCATCTCCCAGCCCCCCCAACCCAAACCTGAGCACAGTAAGACCCTCTCACCTAtatctttctgtgtgtctgcttgtctATTGATGTCTAATCAAACTAACTTTATCGAACATCTAACCACTGCTGGTATGTAAGGTTTTAACCCAAAACTACATCTTCTGTTGAACTCAAAAAAGATATGAGACATGAGATTCAGCCCTGGTAGGTTGCATGGAATATTGGAATATTCTTCTTGTAACAATTTTTATGAGTGATTGTGACTGAAATGTCCAAGTTCTAGGAGATGTCCATGCAGGAACATGATGCACATGATACAGTCCTGGATCAGGGGTGTATGCTTTTACATATTGCACATATAATTTTTGATTTATCACTGTTCCCTGACTCATCTTACACTGTAGCTGATTGATCCTATCTTCCATTCATCCATCAGTCCATTCATTAGTCTGATCTATTGAATGTGATGTATGAATGTGGCCACAAGGAGTGATTCTActgctgtgtgtctctgtactGCACTACAAACTTGACCAGTCTCCAtcattatctgtgtgtgtgtgtgtgtgtgtgtgtgtgtgtgtgtgtgtgtgtgtgtNNNNNNNNNNNNNNNNNNNNNNNNNNNNNNNNNNNNNNNNNNNNNNNNNNNNNNNNNNNNNNNNNNNNNNNNNNNNNNNNNNNNNNNNNNNNNNNNNNNNNNNNNNNNNNNNNNNNNNNNNNNNNNNNNNNNNNNNNNNNNNNNNNNNNNNNNNNNNNNNNNNNNNNNNNNNNNNNNNNNNNNNNNNNNNNNNNNNNNNNNNNNNNNNNNNNNNNNNNNNNNNNNNNNNNNNNNgtgtgtgtgtgtgtgtaggccttCTCCAGCCTCAGTGTGAGCGTGTAGCCATTGAGGCGCTGCAGCTCtgcaccctcctcctcccacccAACTCACGCAGGAAGTTGCAGCTCCTTATGAGGATGATGTCACGCATCAGCCAGAACGTGGACATGCCCCGCCTCCACCCCGTCATTGGCACGCGGACACTGGTGAGGCTCAATACTGATGATAAAGTGATGATCTTTCCTGTAGAACATGAGACCTCCATATTTGTTCCCCTGTAACACTTATTTCCTT
This sequence is a window from Etheostoma cragini isolate CJK2018 chromosome 9, CSU_Ecrag_1.0, whole genome shotgun sequence. Protein-coding genes within it:
- the depdc1a gene encoding DEP domain-containing protein 1A isoform X1, whose protein sequence is MSSHVITPGPYRATKLWNEVTRLFRAGMPVRKHRQNFRHHSACFTASAAVDWMHQLLRSNSNFGPDVTRQQTVQLLKKFLKNHVVEDVKGRWGTEDLEDNNTLYRFPSTSPLKPIPCPASAPGSIKKKSSFRDKESFFRFRSIKKQLEKETQENVDPALQAAGENEPIGEQQVPRRELTVEDEQEIWRDITLTHLQRILGVASLNDVLDQRYVNPQNIIHNMTKVNKHGVVTLDDKTNDLPHWVLSAMKSLANWPKYDNAQPSYPGFERDVFKTVSDYFYSLPQPVLTYELYELFINVLVFCGYVAAPAKHQGGKRKKLDFPSVPPPAKAPFRSTECLLLSLLRQGTCDETESPMREVIGGQLQSRLAALAGGAASAGDGRLGGSCTSLSTAGSTRPRTRSCSLETILDDSAPLARQQLFLSFDNLASCAYKNTSQDASSVITTPRNHTDSKSESKATHFTFEKAPGGTTRRYSRSLRPRSVGSCLDIVIETREEDDKETKWQGRAASCLNMNTPVDQHHSSASRPPSLPSYHPSFSSYHTFSPLSSCALAKVQGPHATTGPSGPRPASSTSNLRPLPAPAVARRCLSSLDVSKPVALFNPPVRVPTSISQPPQPKPEHSLLQPQCERVAIEALQLCTLLLPPNSRRKLQLLMRMMSRISQNVDMPRLHPVIGTRTLMVHTFSGCVLGSAEECDLDELLATRLVSFLMDHQHSILSVPEYLLSAINDHIQYLRTVQVPIDGVPNVDGINPACVPMPMYAFCRQISGAEFEQQKLASSQKAMEELLEMLLTDRNMSEKDRCKKLKQFQKQYPDIYCRRLPSSDGTNNKPKIKAPLLNIKKSKAFSIRN